The Rhinolophus sinicus isolate RSC01 linkage group LG07, ASM3656204v1, whole genome shotgun sequence genomic interval TCACTCTGTCTGTGAGGTACTTCTGTCATGTGCTACGTAGGAGCCTGTTGGTCCTGCCTCATGAGATCTGACTACTCATCTCTTCCCTTGTCTCATATtgggtagcttgaaatcagccatagcaggaatatttacaccacagaaattggtaAATGCTCGCTGTTGGGGCTCCCCACCTCTGACAGCCCAAGCATTACCAGCATACCACCATCCCTAACCAACGGTGCCCGAGGTTAAGATGGAGGCCTCCTtgttaaatattctaaaattgtaaAGAAgaagatgttaaatatttttcagaacaGCCAGTCTGCGGGCCTCTATGTGACAGTTTGAGATCCAGACTTGAGTTGTTGAGGGTGAGAGTGTGCCTACAAGGGGCACTGCAGCTGCAGTTGGGAGAGGACCCAGCCTGGGGTTGTTGGGGTACCCCATGACTATGCCAGAGCACCTTGAGAGACTACCCCAGGCAGGTGGATCAGGAGATCCTGGGGACTGATCAGGGAGGGCTAGACCAAGCTCTGGGAGACGGTCAGGCCAGAGCCCAGGCCAGAAGCTGGGAGGAGGGCCAGGGGAGTCCCTAGATGTGACATGAAGGAGGCTATAGACACACAAGTCTCAAGTTTGGGAGACCCGCATTCTAACCCGGGTTCTGCCCCTTCCTTGCTGTGCATCCTTGGGTAGatcacctctctgggtctcagtttctccatctgtaaaagggaATAATAGAGGAAATTTTACTCAGTTGCTATGTGAATGAAGGTGGATTACTGAATGACATCTGGAAAGTCTAAGGAAAGCTCCCAATAAACAGgaacttttataattattattattaacatcataAGTGGTCATAAACGTTCGtcccctttcttttcttgtttattcccCCTTAATTGTGAGGTCCTTGGGgacaaatcttatttttatagttCCTGGCAAGGCATCTGACAAAACAGGAAATAATCATGATACTAATGACAATAGCTGACACTTCTACTGGCACTTTGCTAAGCCTGTCAAAGTTTACAGTTCTGCACTGGGCCACCCACAGCTCCTCTCTACTCCCTGGGGCAGGGGTTGCAGGGCTGGCTGGTAAATTCtattctcctctcccttccccgcCAGGGTTTCCAGAGCGTGTGGAGCTGGCACCCCTGTCCCCCTGGCAGCCTGTGGGCAAAAACCTCACCTTGCGCTGCTGGGTGGCAGGTGGGGAGCCCCGGACCCACCTCTCTGTGTTGCTGCTCCGCGGAGAGGAAGAGTTGAGCCGGCAGCAGGCGGTCGGGGAGCCTGCAGAGGTCACCACCACAGTGCTGGCCAGCAGAGACAATCATGGTGCCAATTTCTCTTGCCGCTCCGAACTGGACCTACGGCCCCAAGGACTGGGACTGTTTCAGAACAGCTCGGCCCCCAGGCAGCTCCGAACCTTTGGTGAGGGAAGGGACTGTGGACAGTGGGTGATGGGCTGGGCCAAAGTAGGGGTGCTTGGGCCATGGGGCTCCTGAGAATGAGATGGCCTAGATCTCAAGGGCTTCTGGGAAGGCATGCCCTTGCATTTGAGGGGGGTGGCCTCAGATGGGAGGCCCCAGCCGGCCACTGGAACTTTTGAGAAGTATGTTCAGGTGTGTCCTGGGGAGGGAGTGATCCAGGCTGAAAGGTATTCTGGGAAAGAAGGACCCTGGTTGGGGGGTATGAATATGTCACATGGAAAGGGGGCATCCATGGCTGTGTGAGATTTCCCGCTCATGCCCACCCTTCTACCTGCTCATGcccacccttctccccactcATGCCCACCCTTCTCCCCAGTTCTGCCTGTGACCTCCCCGCGCCTCACTGTCCCCCGGTTCTTGGAGGTGGGAACGTCCGGTCCCCTGGCTTGTAGCCTGGACGAGCTGTTTCCAGCCTCAGAGGCCCAGGTACAACTGGCACTGGGGAACCAGATGCTGAATACCTCAGTCTTGAGCCAAGGGGACACGCtcacagccacagccacagccacagccagcGCGGAGCAAGAGGGCGCCAGGGAGATTGTCTGCAACGTGACTCTGGGGGGCGAGAGCCGGGAGATCCGAAAGAACTTGACCATTTACAGTAAGTGGGGACGGGGCCAAAACAGCTGGAGAGATAAGGCAAGGGGGCAAGGCATATGGGAAATAGGAAAAGTGAGGCCTGAGCTGCCAGAGTGGGAGGAGTATAGTCTGAGCGCCCCAAGTATGGCGAGGGGGGCGGTCCGCAGAGTAGCCGAAAGGCATGGCCTGCATACCGCGCGGGGCAAGACGTAGGTGGATGGCAGGGCTTGTCCCGCGGAGGGACGTGGTCAGCAAATTTTCGGTTAATGCCCCTCTTCTAGGCTTCTGGGGGCCCACAGTGAACCTGAGTGGGACTATCGTAAACCTGACCGAGCCCACCGTCCCTGAGGGGACCACAGTGAATGTGACTTGCGCGGCCGGAGCCCGAGTCCAGGTCACACTGGATGGAGTTCCGGCCGTGGCCCCAGGGCAGCTTGCCCAGCTTCAGATAAACGCCACCGAGAGGGACGACAGGCGCAGCTTTTTCTGCAATGCCACCCTCGAGGTTGATGGGATAATCTTGCGCAGGAACAGGAGCGTCCAGCTGCATGTCCTGTGTGAGTAGGTCACTCTGGCCTCTAATCCCTTATTCCCCTGGTTTGGGAAGACTTGATTCTCCCTTGCCCCTTTGTGCCTCGGGTGTGTCTGATCATTTGGCGGTCCCACAGACGGTCCCAAGATTGACCCAGCCAAATGTCCTCAGCATTTGACGTGGAAAGATAGGACGATCCATGTCCTGCAGTGCCAGGCCCAGGGCAACCCGGAACCACAGCTACAGTGTTTCCAGAAAAGCTCCGGGCGCCAGGTGCCCGTCGGGATCCCATTCCGCGTCAGGTTAAACTACAGTGGTACCTACTGCTGCCGGGCGGTCAGTTCACAGGGCACGCACACTTTGACAGTGGTGATGAACGTTCGGGGTGAGTGAGGTGCGGCCGCGGGTCTAGACGGGCAAGCCCAGGTAGGGCCAAGGTGCGAGTATTTACTCCTCGCTTATCTGCACAGATCGGAACTCCCCTGTCGTCACCATCTTCATGGGGGTGTCAGCGATCCTGGGCCTCGTGACTGTCATCGCAGCCTTACTGCACATCTTCAGGGTGAGGAAGCGTAATGACATCTACCGTGTGAATCCGGGGAGCACCTGGTTGCCCCTCACGTCTAAACGGCCCAACGAGGTGCTGGGGGAGGAGCCATCCTGAACCTCGGGCTACCGAGGGACTGGGCCAAAGAAGACTGGGATGTGGCTGTATCCCCGGGTTCCGAAACAATAAAGCCTTCAAAATCCGGAGTCTGTGGCTTGATTCCACCTGTGCAGAGCCGTTTCCCCACAGCGCGTCCATTGAGTGACACCTCGACGGCGGAAAGAGCGGAGGCTGTGGCGTCCAGAAGGGGCTTGAACTCTGAGAGGCGGGCTGGGCCTTAGCCAATAGGCTGAGGGAATCGAGAAGAAGGCGGGGCTTCTCCCGGCCAATAGGTGGACGCGCTCTCGTTGCCGCTCTATGACGCTCCGCCCCACTCGCTAGTCCCAGAAGGCGTCGGGTTTCCCAAGATGGCGGCCGACGTGTCCGTTACTCACCGGCCCCCGCTGAGTCCGGAGGCTGGGGCCGAGGTTGAAGCCGACGATGCCGCGGAGCGCCGAGCGCCCGAAGAAGAACTGCCGCCGCTAGATCCAGAGGAGATCAGGAAACGCTTGGAACACACCGAGCGCCAGTTCCGTAACCGCCGCAAAATACTGATCCGGGGCCTCCCGGGGGACGTGACCAACCAGGTATGGGGGGGCGGTGTGGGAGCGTGGCGGGGAAATACCACCGTACGCGTGCGCGGGGGGAACCGAGCAACACCAACGCTGGCGTGCGCAGGGGGGAACGTCGGCGGGAGAATCCAAGCGCGGGATCCACGCGGGTTTGGGAGAGACCAAGAGCgggttgtgggggaggggatggagggagaaacCAACTTTGGGCTGAGGGAGGATGTTGCTAGGGGCGACCACAGGCTTGGACAAGACCATTGAAGTGGGCGGGGAATGAAGGGGCGGGCAGCTTTGGGGGATTGTGAATGGGTAGCTTGAGTGAGAGTGTGGAAATAGGGATGCCAGTTGCTCTCTGCTCTGATTGTGTTTTTCCTCATTCTCCTCTACCATGAGGTGGTGGGACCTCATAGCCAGCAGTTTCAGAATTGTTTAGagtatgcttttctttcttagtaCGCATTTATTAATGTCTCTTAGAGATCTGGAAGCTGTAGCAGTTTCTGGGGTCTTTCTTCCCTCAAAGCCCCAggattaatttggaaaaatggtGTCTTCTGCCCCCAGCCCACAGACCTGAAGGAAAAGAGGGGCGAGTGTTCTGTAGAGCGGCCCCTTGGCTGATCTGGCCAGGGGTGCCCTTCTCTTGGGGCCTGTGTAGCGCAGGGCATTCTAGTGCTCTTTGGACCCAAGGAAATCGCATCTGGTCTGCCCTGCCCTGCGGTGGTGGAATGGATTCTTTCTTCCTGTTACTGAGAATTCCTGCTCTGCCCTACCAGCATATCTGCTACTGGCTCACCCTGCCTGTAGGTCGGCACATGGCTAGTGGGGCCCCCGGAGTGTCGGGACAAGCATGACTTGGGATCAGACCTGCGGCAGGCGCCACTAAGCGTGGTTTTCTAGAGCTGGCCCTCCTCCTAGCACCTGCCGTCTCTCAGCTGGGAACATGCAGTCTCTCCTGCTGGGTGTACAGTGTGTCTGGCACAAGCAGGCCCCAGAGCCTCGCCTCTGCAGCTGGCTTGCAAGAAGGGGGCCCTGTCAGCAGGAGGGAATTGGGAGGCATATGAAGCCACAAAATGTGGCTTAAAGTACACAAGGTCCTCAGTCAGGTATCTCTGGGTGGCATTCCTGCTGCTGCCATGACCAACCCCAAGACCTTCGACAAGttccttcacttctctgaacctcattttcctcatctgcaaaatgagtttGTTAATAACCTAACTTGTAATGTTGCAAATAGCCAGTCTTGCCAATCCAGGGTCAGAAATGTTAACTTCCCTAAGGGCATATGGCAGAGATGGGACTTGAACTCAGACCTACCTGGCTCTCTAAGGCATGTTGTGTTGGTTAAGAGCAGGGGGTCTGCAGTTAGATTCTGAATCCCAGCACTGCCAGGTATGGCCTCAGTGGCCTTGGCAAGTAACtgctctgagtttcagtttcctccattGTAAAATGGGGGATGTAATGGATCTACCTTCATAGCTGGTCCACATGAAGGTGGCACTGGATTGCTCTGTTAAGCCCCTGGTGACTCTCTGTCATTTGGCTTCTGTCTCCACAGGAAGTGCACGACCTGCTTAGCGACTATGAGCTCAAGTACTGTTTTGTGGACAAATACAAAGGGACAGGTTTGTGGGGTTGTGGGGTGGGCTAGTGGCAAGGGGTGACAGTCCCTGAAGCCAGGAGCGTTCTGGCCCACTGTCTCCTCTCCTAAATTTTGGGCCCAACGTTGCTCCCTAGGCCAGCACAGGACAGACGGTTGCCCCAATCTGTCCCTCGTCCTGGGTACTCATCATGGGGAGCCTTGATGTTCCCCTTCCAGGCTACTTAGCTGGGTACCTGATCATTGGGCTCCCCTGCTGCCCACGACACCCCTCCCAGTAAGCCAGTCACCCAGGCCTGTCTAGTCTTCTTCAAGCTCTCCAGAACAATTGGTAGCCCTTCATCTCTGCCAAAATGGCCTCTCTGCTTCCATGATTTCATGCCCCTgtttgcccctcccccaggcagccAGGACTGGTCAAATCTGATCAATCTGATTGCAAATATGATCAAACCTGATCCTAACCCTGATCGTTTTGCTCACTCCTCAAAAGCTGTCTGAGGCTCCTCCTGACACTATCTTGCAAGGATGTACCCCAGCCTTACCTCAGGCACCCATAAGCTTCCAGGCTATTCCCTGTGACACAGTTCTTAGCTGTCTCCTCTTCCATCTAGGTAGCAGCAGGCAGTTCCTTACAGTGCCCTTTCCCCATCATAGCATTGACCACCCTGGGTGGTCATTGCTGGCTCACTCCTGCCTCCTGTACTCAGTGGTTAGCTTCATAAGAACAGAGACAGATCTTGTTAGCCTTGGCCGCCCCCCACTGGTGTGGGAGGCCCTCAGTGGGTGTCTGCCCTCCAGGTATTGTGCTGGGTATTCAGCCTCCCAGGGCCTTTGTTTACAATCTGTCACATTGGTGAGAAGGAAGTGAGGACAGGTGACCCCTAGAAACCTATCTGGTGGGCTAAGGTAGTGGCTAAGCTCTTGGACCCTTGAGGCAAATGGACCTGGGTTTGAGTGGTCTGTCCTCACTCTGTGGCCATAAGGCAAGTGATTCacccttcctgagcctcagttttctcaaattGGGCGTGACTGGCTTGGGTTGGTCACATTAAGATATCTAAAAAAGGCTGggggtgcctggcacatagtaggtgcttagtaaatattgaCTGGGCAATGAGACGACTGTTTACTGAGCTCCTCATATGCATATATGCCAGGTATTGAGGATCCAGAGGTTAAGAGACTCATTCATATCGTCTTTCAGTAAATACTGAATGCCAATATGTGCGGGGCCATGAGGACACAACTGTGGACCAGAGACAGTCTAGTCTGGGGGGAGGATATTATTCAAACAACTGCAGCCGTGGAGGTGCAGTGGTCATGGGACCAGAAGCTACAGAGTGCTAGGCCCTGAAATAGGAGCAGTCAGGGTAGGctttgtgaggatgaaatgatttTTGCAGTCAGATTAAAGGGGGGCTTGGGGTTAACTGGGTGAAGGGGCGTGGGGACCGGTATTCCACGTTCGGGGaaaagcaggtgcaaaggccTGAGGGGGGTTGTGCCCAGCATGGTCCTGGAAGTAGCAGTAGGAGATGGGAGAGGAGGTCAACAAGGCCACAGGGCCAGGCCACAAAGGCTCCCCTGGCCCCAGCATTGAGAAGCCCCTGGACAAGGGTGTGGCACAATCCaattctcattttgaaaaactCTCTGTTGTGGTTGGGTAGACAGCAAACCAGGAGTGGCAGTGGGACCAAGGCTGAGGCAGGGACTTGGATGTGAGGTGTTAGTGACCTGGAAAGGCAATGAGGAAGAGTGGGGCTCTGTAGTCCACCTGGATTCAAGTCTAGGCTTCTCCCCTTGGGCAGGGAGATGCTATTTTAGACCCATTTCCTTGCTGACACAATGGTCGTTATGAGGAGTAAgttattcccatttgacagatggggaaacagaccCCAAAACCACACGGGCTAGAGTTGAAACCCAGGCTCCAGTGACCACATGCTTAACCACTGCCCTGTATGTCCCACAAGTTGTGCATGTAGTTCCTATATATTACCTAGCCAGGTGCACAGTAGGTGAGAGGGCAGGTGAGTGCTACTGTGGGTTGCAAGCAGGGGTAGGGGTAAGAGCAGGgagcaggcttcctggaggtagGAGGCACCCGTGCAAGGCTGGCAACTATCCAGTTGACTGCGGCCTGAGATGTCCTGGTTGGTCAATATTCTGAGGTCACGTGGTTTAGAGGGAAGTAGGGGTGGGTGGCTGTGGGGCGGAGGGACAGGCTCTCAGGGCCCCCACTGACCCACACCCCTCCTGCTGCAGCCTTCGTGACCTTGCTGAACGGGGAGCAGGCTGAGGCCGCCATCAGCACCTTTCACCAGAGCCACCTGCGGGAGCGCGAGCTGTCGGTGCAGCTGCAACCCACAGATGCCCTCCTCTGCGTGGCCAACCTGCCCCCCAGCCTCACGCAGCAGCAGTTCGAGGAGCTGGTGCGGCCCTTCGGCAGCCTGGAGCGCTGCTTCCTGGTCTACAGTGAGCGCACTGGCCACTCCAAGGGTTATGGCTTCGCTGAGTACATGAAGAAGGACTCAGCTGCCCGCGCCAAGTCGGACCTGTTGGGCAAGCCGCTGGGCCAACGCACCCTGTATGTGCACTGGACAGATGCGGGGCAGCTGACGCCCGCCCTGCTCCACTCCCGCTGCCTCTGTGTCGACCGTCTGCCGCCCGGCTTCAGTGATGTGGATGCCCTATGCCGGGCGCTGTCGGCTGTCCACACACCCACCTTCTGCCAGGTGAGCCTGTGCCTGGAGTGGGCCACTGGGGAGCTGATGCCAGGCCCCGTGCACCTGGGAGGGGTCCTTTGACGTCACCTGCTTTCTCTTGTCTCTTGGGTCCCTTTTCAGTAAAGCCTTTGGCGACACCACTTTGGGGTTCTTGTTAGAGAGGCCATGTGGTATAGTGGGTGGCAGCTCAGATAGGAGCCAGATGATGGGGATTCAAATCCCTGCACTCCCTCTAGCGACTGGCTTAACCTTGCTGGCCTTCGTCTCCCCCTGTAGGTGCAGGTGAGGCTGCTTTTGTAAAAGTTGGGCGCGAGGCTTGTTTACCCCTCATCCACTTTCACTGCTGCACTCTTCAGATGTTTGTGGAGCATCTACTGGGTCTCAGGCCCCAAGCCCAGCTTTAAGGAGGTTGCTCTGGAGAAGTCCACAGTCTGTTTAAGCCTTGAGGTCAGGACGCGTACTTGACCAGgtcccagccctgctctgtgACCCCGGGCCGGTCACTTGctatctgggcctcagtttccttcataAGAAGCAATTTGATACTCTTGAGTTGGTTAACAACATAATCCCTGGTTCATCCAAGTCCCATTTGTCAGGCACTTCCATATGTGTGCCCAGCCCCATGATAGGCGCAGTGTGGTGAGATTAGGCCAAGCCCAGCCCCTGGAGCGTCCCAGATGACCCCCTAGGTGGACATTCCTTCAGCACACACTGGGTTCTGAACACATTATTGCAATCCCTTCATCCTGTAACAGCCCAGAGAGGCAGGTATTAGCCCCATTTTCAGGTGGGGACACTAAGGCACAGAGGGGTCAAGTGACATACCCCAGGTCATACAGTCAgggagtggcagagccaggctggaTCCAAAGCCACAGGCCAGCCTGGAAGAAAGCTGGGACCTGGCTCAGACGGGACAGTCCTGGGCTCTGAccccagctctgtggccttgagTGGGGCCCACTCCTCTTGTGTAAATGGGTGTTAGCACCTAGGGAATCAGGCAACTGTAGGATGCTCTCCCCTTGCTCCCACAGTGGTCGTTCATGTTCTTGCACCTACTTCATGCGCCAGGCCCTGGGCGGGGCTCAGGACACAGATGAATTCGCTTGGTGCCCACATCCCCTTGAGGTGGCTGAGGATGGCAGGGCCATGACCAACTAAAAgttctctctctgagcctcagattccccATTTGGAAATGGGGTTAGCATCGGTTTGTGATTAAGTTATTGTGAATGGCTTCCTGTTCATTCCTCCTTTTAAGTTAGGTGTCCTGGTTGAATGGAGGCCGGGTTCCAAAGTCAGGCAGGTTGAGGTTTGAGCCTCAGTTCCCCTATTTAGGAGCCATGCGGTCTTGGCTGCCCTTTGAcctctgatctctctctcttcattgGTAAGGGGGGTGTGATTGTGAGAAAATATGCATCTGGGCCTTGATACGGGGCCTGGCCGGAAGTGGGCTGATGGCCAGAGCCTGCCTTGCTTGGGCACTCAGAGCAGGTGTCGGCCTCCCCGAGCTGCTGTGCCTGGAGTGGGACCCTCCTCTTTCCCTGTTGAGCATCTGATTGAATCCCCACAACCACCCTGTGAGTCGGGTTGTTGCTGCCCAAACCGAGGGCCAGGGATGGGCATATATAGGGACCTGCCCAGGCCAGCCAGCCACTTAGATGTAAGCTGGGAGTCAAGGTCAGGCAGCTGACTCTGGGGGCCATGCTCTTAACTGGGTGCCCCTGCCTCCCAAGACAGCCGGATGCCAAGCTGAGAGTTTGCACTgtcctctgggggggggggggaggctttatttttcaacattaagATGAGACCTAAGGAGCTCCCATAGCAACCCACTTTAGTGcactttgtcatttatttacaGGCCAATTTACATAtgataatttatttcattacaaaGTTGCTTAAAAAACTTGAGTGCTGTAGACATGTATAAAGTAGGTGTCACAAGACCTTGTGTGTTACAAAaagccttttctgtttgtttaattttctgaatgGGCAATCCAATCCCATTTGGAAATTCACAATCCAGGGTAAAGGCTCCCTCCCGGCCCCCCAGCGCTTTTTCCTGAAGCCCCTGCTCACACTTGTTTGttgtattcatatatatgttcctgcgttcttcttttttttataaattttattgggtaatattgggaaacagtgtgtctccagggcccgtcagctccaagtcattgtccgtcaatctagttgtggagggcgcagctcactggaccatgtgggaatcgaaccggcaaccctcgCGCTGTgaccaactgagccgtctggccaCCCTGCATTCCTCATTTCTTGACTCAGTTAATGCCATGCCTGCGTCGGTTTGGGTTTTTCCACTCGCTTTGTTTTGGGCATCTTTCCTTATTCAGACATGAGAGCTTTCTTGTTCTTTCTGCGGCTGCACCGTATTCCGTTTTATGGACTGTGTGCTACACTCCCTCCCACTGGTCATGGTGTTGGTCTCACACCGTACCACAACTGGGCCGTACACCACTTGGAACCCAGAGGAACCGCATTGGTTCTCGGGACAGCTATCGTCACGCCAAGGTGGCCCGTCGCACTAAGGGAATTAGCCTCCCCGTGTTTGATGCCAGCTCCAGCTCTGTGGCCTGGGCAAGGGactgcccctctctgagcctcagtttccttatctgcaaagtgGGCATGCTAACAGTGCCTGCATCTGGACTCAGTGAAGGGCCCAGCTGGGTGTTTTCACAGTATCTGCGCACCCTGGGACAGTCCCCACCCACAATTCCAGCACCCATAGAGCCCTGAAAACCAAGAGGTCTGTTTGCTGAGTTGGTGGCAGACTCATCTGGCAGCGAAGAAATGATGTGGGGCCGTCTGTGACCTTTCTCTTTGTATCTTGCTGCAGAGCTATTTGTGTGTTTGATTTTCAGGGAGCCCCGGAGCCCACTGAGGGCAACTGCTATGTAATACGCAATATGTGTGGCATTCTCCCTTTCTCATCTCCAAAAAATTCTCAGTCCTGGAACACATCTGGCCCCAGGGTCTGGAGGAGGAGCTTTGGACCTGAAGTACCAAGGGGCTGCTGTCAGGGCAGGTGAAGAGGCCTCTCTGGCCTGCCTGTGACCACGCCTGTTCCTATGGCtcactggctctgtgacctttcACCACCAGCCTCCAGCCTGAGCTCAGAGGCCATGTGCCTCAcctcccagccctggctgcaGTGCCCTCCACCTGAGGCTCCTGATTTCGTGGCCTCCCAAGCCCACCTGTTTTCTAGCCAGCCCTCCTCTCACCTCTGCAACCTGAGTTTGCCACTCCCATGTTGGGGCCTTGGCTGAGCCAAAGTGGTGTTGGCAAGAGGCCCAAGGGAGTTGACCACTGTGAGGcagggcccagctctgccctcccacttgctgtgtgaccttgaatatgctgacctctctgagcctcagttgccccCTAGAAAGTGGGTAGGATGCAGCCTCCCAGGGCCGTTGAGAAGATTCAGTGAACTAATGCAGGAATGGGGGCCAGGACTATTCCCATTGGCCCAGTATCTACCCTCTCGGGGGGGACGCTGTCACACTCAGGAGCTGCGTTTGTTCACTGTTCTCATTCTGTGAGAGTGGTCACTGCCCCCTGGGCCTCACCTCTGCATCCCTACCCCCCAGCTGGCGTACGGCCAGGACGGGCAGCTGAAGGGCTTCGCTGTGCTGGAGTACGAGACGGCTGAGATGGCTGAAGAGGCACAGCAGCAGGCAGACGGCCTGGCCCTGGGGGGTAGCCACCTGCGTGTCTCCTTCTGCGCCCCAGGGCCCCCTGGTCGCAGCATGCTGGCTGCGCTCATCGCCGCCCAGGCCACGGTGAGTGTGTGCACggcgggtgggggggggtgggtggAACAGGGGGCCAGACCCTCCTCCCTCAAGAAATCAGGGCCCCTGGCGGACACCAGCTGGACTCGGGGGTCAACAGGGAACGACAAGGCCCCCCCCTCTGGCCGGGCAGGGCTCTGAAGTGCCCTCTGTTTCTCTCCTCAGGCCCTCAATCGGGGCAAAGGCCTCCTGCCTGAACCCAACATCCTGCAGCTGCTCAACAACCTGGGGCCCTCTGCTTCTCTACAGCTTTTGCTCAACCCCCTGCTCCACAGCAACGTGGGGGGCAAGCAGGGTAAGGTGGGTCAGGTGGGTGGCAGGCAGGGTCCCCAGCCTCTCAGAACCGGGCACCTCCCTGGGACCGTGTTCCCATCTGAGCTCCCAGTGATACGAGCCCCACGAGCAGGAGCTGGGATGAGACTGGAAGTCACATGTGAGGGGTCTCAGGTGGGAGCCTTACAGCCTGCAAAGAGGCAGGGTGGCGGAAAGAAGGGCTGTCCTTCCCCAGAGCAGACATTCCCTTCCTGGGTCCTTCCTTTGGGCGAGTCATTTACCTTCTCCAAGCTTCAGGCCCAGGACTGTGTTTAATGGGGGGGAGGGACTTCTAACCAGGGACCACCACCCATCTCCCGGTCTCCATCCAGGTCTCCTGGGTGCCCCCCCGGCCATGCCACTGCTCACTGGGCCTGCCCTGTCCACGGCTCTACTGCAGCTGGCCCTGCAGACCCAGGGTCAGAAGGTAACGCAGCGGTGGGCCCGGGCTCCCTCCTCACCCACATGTGCTCCCACAGCCCCTTGCGGTTTCAGACACTATTTGCACCTGCCAATGGCTCGCCCTCACTGGGGTTGTGGGCTGTCTGGCTGTGTCCCTGGGGCTTAGTACGGGTCCTGGCCTGTCACAGGTGCTCAGGACTCAGCGAGTGACTCATTCTGGGGAAGAAAGTCCTGGCCCCACAGGGGAACAGAGTggcctctcacccccacccccgcagtaCATATACACAGAGACATGCAAAAATAGACATAGACACACCCACATACAGACACCAATGCACATACATGGagacatgcacacagacacaaaacAGTGCAAGTGCACGCAAACACATGCCACCCTGTCTGGGTTGATTCCAGGGGCCAAGTCAGTGACATGGTGATAACTGACAGAAGGCAGGTTGTGGGCTTGGCCCCTTATGTGGCTAAGTGTGACTGTGCTTCTGTGATAATCAGCAAGGGGGCTGGTGTGGGATGCTGGGTGCCTAAGAAGGACTCACTGGTGTATGTCTTAGGTGACTGGCAGTGTGGGATGACATGCTCTGATACACTGAGACCCGTGTTCCCTGGGTCTCCCCAAGGC includes:
- the ICAM3 gene encoding intercellular adhesion molecule 3 isoform X1, whose protein sequence is MNGQVQFPFFGNSQRALCPLSRRYSRSACSSFCGTSSHPDLSVLAVEGAAQLQVQLPLIVAGGAAHHPMWDLRNRTGNLVVERTRSNQLSHPGAQRQLSSRLATMVPLGPLHGACRTLLISLLLGCCLLPPDVQGQEYLLRVEPRDPVVPARGSLLVNCSTDCPDPELITLETSLLKELVSSGLSWVAFQLSNVTGDSKVLCASFCNGSQMTSSSDITVYRFPERVELAPLSPWQPVGKNLTLRCWVAGGEPRTHLSVLLLRGEEELSRQQAVGEPAEVTTTVLASRDNHGANFSCRSELDLRPQGLGLFQNSSAPRQLRTFVLPVTSPRLTVPRFLEVGTSGPLACSLDELFPASEAQVQLALGNQMLNTSVLSQGDTLTATATATASAEQEGAREIVCNVTLGGESREIRKNLTIYSFWGPTVNLSGTIVNLTEPTVPEGTTVNVTCAAGARVQVTLDGVPAVAPGQLAQLQINATERDDRRSFFCNATLEVDGIILRRNRSVQLHVLYGPKIDPAKCPQHLTWKDRTIHVLQCQAQGNPEPQLQCFQKSSGRQVPVGIPFRVRLNYSGTYCCRAVSSQGTHTLTVVMNVRDRNSPVVTIFMGVSAILGLVTVIAALLHIFRVRKRNDIYRVNPGSTWLPLTSKRPNEVLGEEPS
- the ICAM3 gene encoding intercellular adhesion molecule 3 isoform X3, which gives rise to MVPLGPLHGACRTLLISLLLGCCLLPPDVQGQEYLLRVEPRDPVVPARGSLLVNCSTDCPDPELITLETSLLKELVSSGLSWVAFQLSNVTGDSKVLCASFCNGSQMTSSSDITVYRFPERVELAPLSPWQPVGKNLTLRCWVAGGEPRTHLSVLLLRGEEELSRQQAVGEPAEVTTTVLASRDNHGANFSCRSELDLRPQGLGLFQNSSAPRQLRTFVLPVTSPRLTVPRFLEVGTSGPLACSLDELFPASEAQVQLALGNQMLNTSVLSQGDTLTATATATASAEQEGAREIVCNVTLGGESREIRKNLTIYSFWGPTVNLSGTIVNLTEPTVPEGTTVNVTCAAGARVQVTLDGVPAVAPGQLAQLQINATERDDRRSFFCNATLEVDGIILRRNRSVQLHVLYGPKIDPAKCPQHLTWKDRTIHVLQCQAQGNPEPQLQCFQKSSGRQVPVGIPFRVRLNYSGTYCCRAVSSQGTHTLTVVMNVRDRNSPVVTIFMGVSAILGLVTVIAALLHIFRVRKRNDIYRVNPGSTWLPLTSKRPNEVLGEEPS
- the ICAM3 gene encoding intercellular adhesion molecule 3 isoform X2; translation: MLATMVPLGPLHGACRTLLISLLLGCCLLPPDVQGQEYLLRVEPRDPVVPARGSLLVNCSTDCPDPELITLETSLLKELVSSGLSWVAFQLSNVTGDSKVLCASFCNGSQMTSSSDITVYRFPERVELAPLSPWQPVGKNLTLRCWVAGGEPRTHLSVLLLRGEEELSRQQAVGEPAEVTTTVLASRDNHGANFSCRSELDLRPQGLGLFQNSSAPRQLRTFVLPVTSPRLTVPRFLEVGTSGPLACSLDELFPASEAQVQLALGNQMLNTSVLSQGDTLTATATATASAEQEGAREIVCNVTLGGESREIRKNLTIYSFWGPTVNLSGTIVNLTEPTVPEGTTVNVTCAAGARVQVTLDGVPAVAPGQLAQLQINATERDDRRSFFCNATLEVDGIILRRNRSVQLHVLYGPKIDPAKCPQHLTWKDRTIHVLQCQAQGNPEPQLQCFQKSSGRQVPVGIPFRVRLNYSGTYCCRAVSSQGTHTLTVVMNVRDRNSPVVTIFMGVSAILGLVTVIAALLHIFRVRKRNDIYRVNPGSTWLPLTSKRPNEVLGEEPS